TCACGCTGCTGATCGGTATTCTGACTTCGATGTTCACCTCGGTCACGGTCACGCACGCGATCACTGCGCTGATCCATCACGGGCGCAAGCTCAAGACGCTGTCGGTGTAATTCGGAGTCGCCCATGGAAATTTTCAGCCACAACAGCAACGTTCACTTCCTCGGCCTGCGCAAGGTCAGCATCGGCATCGCCATCCTGCTGATGCTTGCCTCGATTGCGCTGCTCGCCACGCGCAGCTTGAACTACGGACTGGATTTCACCGGGGGCGTCCAGGTCGAGGCCACCTACGACAACCCCATCTCGGTGGAGGATGTGCGTAGCGCCCTGGACAAGGGCGGCATCGAGAACGCCACGGTGCAAAGTGTGGGCGGCACCCGTCAGGTGTCGATCCGTTTTCAGCCCAAGGACGACAAGCACTACACGCTGCAGGAAGGTAGCTCACCCAACCTCGACCTGATTTCCAACGATGTCGCCAAGGCGCTGCAAGCCACGCGTTCTGATGCCAAGATCGCCAGCAAAAATTACGTTGGCCCGCAGGTTGGTGAACAGTTGCGCAGCGATGGCGTGACCGCGGCGATTTTCGTCATCATTTTTATCGGTCTGTATCTGTGGGTGCGCTTCGAGCGTCGGTTCGCTATCGCTGCGTTGTTGACGGAAGCGCACGACGTGTTGGTGACGCTGGGTGTCATTTCGCTGGTGCAGCGCGAGTTCGATCTCACCGTGCTCGCTTCCGTGTTGGCAGTGATCGGCTATTCGATCAACGACAAAGTGGTGGTGTTCGATCGTATCCGCGAACTGTTCCGCTCCTCGCGCAAGGGTGATGCGGAAGAGATCCTCAATCGCTCGATCAACAGCACGCTGTCGCGAACCATCATCACCTCGCTGTTCACGAGTATTGCGATGGCCGCGCTCTATTTCTTCGGCGGCCCGTCGGTGCACGGTTTCGCGATCACCATGCTGATCGGCATCCTGGTCGGTACGCTATCCTCGATCTTTGTCGCCAGCCCGATCCTGCTATGGCTGGGTGTGTCGAAGAAGGATCTGATGCCAGTGACCAAGGA
The sequence above is a segment of the Dyella sp. M7H15-1 genome. Coding sequences within it:
- the secF gene encoding protein translocase subunit SecF, which codes for MEIFSHNSNVHFLGLRKVSIGIAILLMLASIALLATRSLNYGLDFTGGVQVEATYDNPISVEDVRSALDKGGIENATVQSVGGTRQVSIRFQPKDDKHYTLQEGSSPNLDLISNDVAKALQATRSDAKIASKNYVGPQVGEQLRSDGVTAAIFVIIFIGLYLWVRFERRFAIAALLTEAHDVLVTLGVISLVQREFDLTVLASVLAVIGYSINDKVVVFDRIRELFRSSRKGDAEEILNRSINSTLSRTIITSLFTSIAMAALYFFGGPSVHGFAITMLIGILVGTLSSIFVASPILLWLGVSKKDLMPVTKENPELARRP